A stretch of Rhododendron vialii isolate Sample 1 chromosome 4a, ASM3025357v1 DNA encodes these proteins:
- the LOC131323269 gene encoding delta-1-pyrroline-5-carboxylate synthase-like, with the protein MDPTRAFVKNVRRVVIKVGTAVVTRDDGRLAVGRVGAIFEQLEGLNAQGFEIILVTSGAVGAGRQRLKYRRLVNSSFADLQKPQVELDGKACAAVGQNGLMALYDNLLSQLDITSSQILVTDNDFKSRDFRVQLSQTVNSLLALRSIPIFNENDAISTRRAPYADSSGIFWDNDSLAGLLALELKADLLVLLSDVDGLYSGPPSDPRSKLINTYIKEKHEGAITFGDKSRVGRGGMNAKVKAALNTACSGTPVIIASGFTADNITKVLNGERVGTLFHQDAHSWLPLTDVGSREMAVAARECSRKLQGLSSEDRAKILFDIAASLEANEGLIMVENDLDVAAAESAGYDRSLISRLALTPWKISGLAKSIRTLAEMDEPVGQVLKRTELAEGLVLEKTSCPLGVLLVVFESRPDALAQIASLAIRSGNGLLLKGGKEAMRSNTILHKVITSSIPDTVGAKLIGLVTSREEISDLLKLDDVIDLVIPRGSNRLVSEIKNSTKIPVLGHADGICHIYVDKSANMDMAKRIVLDAKIDYPAACNAMETLLVHHDLSTNGELQKLVDELQLEGVTLYGGPKASSLLEIEEAPSFHHEYSSRACTVEIVSDVGAAIAHIHKNGSAHTDCIVADDSEVAEVFLHNVDSAAVFHNASTRFCDGARFGLGAEVGISTSRIHARGPVGVEGLLTTRWILRGSGQVVDGDKGVIYTHKDISLE; encoded by the exons GTAGGGACAGCTGTTGTTACAAGGGATGATGGAAGATTGGCAGTCGGCAGAGTTGGTGCTATTTTTGAGCAA CTTGAAGGACTGAATGCTCAAGGCTTTGAAATCATTTTAGTGACTTCAGGTGCTGTTGGAGCTGGCCGTCAGAGGCTCAAGTATAGGAGATTAGTCAACAGCAG TTTTGCTGATCTCCAAAAACCACAAGTTGAACTTGACGGAAAGGCTTGTGCAGCTGTTGGACAGAATGGTCTCATGGCACTTTATGACAATTTGCTTAGCCAG CTGGATATAACATCTTCCCAAATTTTGGTGACGGATAATGATTTCAAGTCTCGAGATTTCAGAGTCCAGCTATCTCAAACTGTGAATTCATTGTTAGCTCTCAGGAGCATTCCTATCTTCAATGAAAATGATGCAATAAGTACTAGGAGAGCTCCATATGCG GATTCTTCTGGAATATTTTGGGATAACGACAGTTTGGCAGGTCTATTGGCTCTTGAACTGAAAGCTGATCTTCTTGTTTTGCTGAGTGATGTAGACGGTCTGTATAGTGGCCCTCCAAGTGATCCACGTTCGAAGCTAATCAATACatacataaaagaaaaacatgaagGAGCAATTACCTTCGGAGATAAGTCCAGGGTGGGAAGAGGGGGTATGAATGCTAAAGTAAAAGCTGCTCTTAACACCGCTTGCTCCGGTACTCCAGTTATAATTGCCAG TGGCTTTACTGCTGACAACATCACCAAAGTACTAAATGGAGAACGTGTTGGTACTCTCTTTCATCAAGATGCACATTCGTGGCTTCCTCTAACTGATGTTGGTTCACGCGAAATGGCAGTTGCAGCACGCGAATGTTCGAGAAAACTTCAG GGTCTATCCTCCGAAGATAGGgcaaaaattttgtttgatatagCTGCTTCATTGGAAGCAAATGAAGGCTTAATCATGGTTGAAAACGATCTTGATGTTGCTGCTGCAGAGAGTGCTGGATATGACAGGTCATTGATATCTCGTTTGGCTTTGACTCCTTGGAAG ATCTCCGGACTTGCAAAATCTATACGTACACTTGCGGAAATGGACGAACCTGTTGGACAAGTTTTGAAGCGAACAGAG CTTGCAGAAGGACTGGTCTTAGAGAAGACGTCTTGTCCTTTGGGGGTACTATTGGTTGTTTTTGAGTCTCGACCAGACGCACTGGCTCAG ATAGCTTCATTAGCCATTCGAAGTGGTAATGGTCTCTTATTGAAAGGAGGGAAGGAAGCAATGCGCTCAAATACCATCTTGCACAAG GTAATTACTTCATCAATCCCAGACACTGTTGGGGCAAAACTTATTGGACTCGTGACTTCAAGAGAAGAAATTTCTGATTTGCTCAAG CTTGACGATGTGATAGACCTCGTAATACCAAGAGGCAGTAACAGACTTGTTTCCGAAATAAAGAATTCGACAAAAATTCCGGTACTTGGTCATGCAG ATGGAATATGCCATATTTATGTTGACAAGTCGGCTAATATGGATATGGCGAAGCGCATTGTCTTGGATGCAAAGATAGATTATCCAGCAGCCTGCAATGCAATG GAAACACTTCTTGTGCACCATGATTTGTCAACTAATGGTGAACTTCAGAAGCTTGTTGACGAACTTCAACTTGAAG GTGTTACCCTTTATGGTGGACCAAAAGCCAGTTCCTTATTAGAGATTGAAGAGGCACCATCGTTTCACCATGAGTACAGTTCGAGGGCTTGCACAGTCGAAATTGTCAGCGACGTGGGTGCTGCCATTGCTCACATACATAAAAATGGAAG TGCGCATACCGATTGTATTGTTGCAGACGACAGTGAAGTTGCTGAAGTTTTCCTACATAATGTGGACAG CGCTGCAGTTTTTCATAATGCAAGTACTCGATTTTGTGATGGAGCCCGTTTTGGGCTAGGCGCCGAG GTTGGGATAAGTACGAGCAGGATTCATGCACGAGGTCCAGTAGGAGTTGAAGGGTTGTTAACAACACGATG GATTCTAAGAGGTAGCGGCCAAGTTGTCGACGGTGATAAAGGGGTCATATACACCCACAAGGACATCAGCCTCGAGTGA